In Candidatus Eisenbacteria bacterium, a single window of DNA contains:
- a CDS encoding sulfite exporter TauE/SafE family protein yields the protein MSEPAPARGIAEPGAAGAPELITGLIAGGAGGLFGVGGGIVLIPLLTGWSKLTQHRAHGTSLAAIGATAIGALATYAAFGNVRWDVALVVGLASTLTARFGARLANRVSGTGLKRAFAVFLLLVALRLLWRVPEPLQANALEGPLRWGVLVTLGALVGLLASFFGVGGGILAVPAFTLLFGMSQQMAQGTSLGVILVTAPVGAYEHSKLGNVAWRRVPWLAAGSLVGAPLAAWLAQWLPHEGLVRAFAGFLALSAVQTWFRARPRPASQPS from the coding sequence GTGAGCGAACCCGCTCCCGCTCGCGGCATCGCGGAGCCGGGTGCGGCCGGGGCGCCCGAACTGATCACCGGCCTGATTGCGGGCGGGGCCGGCGGATTGTTCGGTGTCGGCGGTGGCATCGTTCTGATTCCGCTGCTCACCGGCTGGAGCAAGCTCACCCAGCATCGCGCCCACGGCACCTCGCTCGCGGCGATCGGCGCCACTGCGATCGGGGCGCTCGCGACCTACGCCGCATTCGGAAACGTGCGCTGGGACGTCGCGCTGGTGGTCGGGCTCGCCTCGACGCTCACCGCGCGCTTCGGCGCACGGCTCGCGAATCGGGTTTCGGGAACGGGACTGAAGCGTGCGTTCGCCGTGTTCCTGCTGCTGGTCGCGCTGCGGCTCCTGTGGAGGGTGCCGGAACCGTTGCAGGCGAACGCACTCGAAGGACCACTTCGATGGGGAGTGCTGGTCACGCTCGGCGCGCTGGTCGGACTACTGGCGTCCTTCTTCGGAGTCGGCGGCGGCATTCTGGCGGTGCCGGCGTTCACGCTGCTGTTCGGAATGTCTCAGCAGATGGCTCAGGGCACCTCGCTGGGAGTGATCCTGGTGACCGCCCCGGTCGGCGCCTACGAGCATTCAAAGCTCGGAAACGTGGCGTGGCGGCGCGTTCCATGGCTCGCGGCCGGGTCGCTGGTCGGGGCGCCGCTCGCCGCGTGGCTCGCTCAGTGGCTCCCGCATGAGGGTCTGGTTCGCGCTTTCGCGGGATTTCTCGCGTTGAGCGCCGTTCAGACGTGGTTTCGCGCCCGTCCGAGGCCGGCCTCGCAGCCCTCCTGA
- a CDS encoding D-alanyl-D-alanine carboxypeptidase: MLVRAPRALFALVLAIALIGHGLALSVRPAAAADSSTRRSSSVRARSTAPKRTVARKKARPAPPGGVWSRQAVLIDPESGEVLFSKNSREVVPIASLSKLMTAIVFLEDKPDLDRTVVVTREDWRGAGKTHLDVGERVRLGDLLHMSLMCSDNCATRVLARESGLEGEDFIVRMNRRALEMGLQRTRFVEPTGLSERNVASAEDVARLLVTAARIPTVREIMTTRVHQFRTARKPHSVPNTNRLLYGRLEVRGGKTGYISEAGYCFATWVRSQGRDLVAVVLGAPTPATRFADVVRLVRRSAPGLAANRG, translated from the coding sequence ATGCTGGTACGTGCCCCGCGCGCGCTGTTCGCGCTCGTCCTCGCCATCGCGCTGATCGGCCACGGCCTTGCGCTCTCGGTCCGCCCGGCGGCGGCTGCGGACTCCTCGACTCGACGCTCGAGTTCCGTGCGTGCGCGGTCGACGGCGCCCAAGCGCACCGTCGCTCGCAAGAAGGCCCGCCCGGCACCCCCCGGCGGCGTGTGGTCCCGCCAGGCCGTCTTGATCGACCCCGAGAGCGGTGAGGTGCTGTTCTCGAAGAACTCGCGCGAGGTGGTGCCGATCGCGAGCCTCTCCAAGCTGATGACTGCGATCGTGTTCCTCGAGGACAAACCGGACCTCGATCGGACCGTCGTGGTGACGCGCGAAGACTGGCGCGGCGCCGGCAAGACGCATCTCGACGTCGGTGAGCGCGTGCGCCTCGGCGATCTCCTGCACATGAGTCTGATGTGCTCGGACAACTGCGCCACCCGCGTGCTCGCGCGCGAGTCAGGGCTCGAGGGCGAAGACTTCATCGTTCGCATGAATCGCCGCGCGCTCGAGATGGGCCTGCAGCGAACCCGCTTCGTCGAACCGACCGGCCTGAGCGAGCGCAACGTGGCGAGCGCCGAGGACGTCGCGCGCTTGCTGGTCACGGCCGCGCGCATCCCGACCGTGCGCGAGATCATGACGACCCGTGTCCACCAGTTCCGCACCGCGCGCAAGCCGCACTCGGTCCCGAACACCAATCGACTGCTCTACGGGCGCCTCGAAGTGCGCGGCGGCAAAACCGGGTACATCAGCGAAGCCGGCTACTGTTTCGCGACCTGGGTGCGTTCGCAGGGCCGCGATCTGGTCGCGGTCGTTCTCGGCGCTCCAACCCCGGCGACGCGCTTCGCCGATGTCGTTCGGCTGGTGCGACGCAGCGCCCCCGGCCTCGCGGCCAACCGGGGGTGA